Proteins found in one Asterias rubens chromosome 12, eAstRub1.3, whole genome shotgun sequence genomic segment:
- the LOC117297549 gene encoding metalloendopeptidase OMA1, mitochondrial-like, which yields MARRFLQQWMPSACRQYTRSHCNIRWLDSLKAQRHPQIPQTNCPTKQTWRTICTSAHWNRFCLNTKKPSTSRQFLFDFSTGRSRTLLYGRDRPVKVLKREFKTSPQHQALPAVIALLVVKPIAKLTAIFSGRFFRNWWKALPHNKRQYFYESLRRNKYTIAAALAGLTGVGALYYYSHLQMTPITNRRRFIALTDNQFRKIAETEYEKMKSLHVDNCVHSSHPLYLTIGRIVLKITEANQDIPRIADRTWTIHIIDKDEKNAFVLPNGEIFVFTGILKAVSNEEQLGTVLAHEIAHVVLNHAAEQVSFTEFVDLLLIVVLAALWALLPSDGIALVATWFKQKVVELVLEMPYSRSLEAEADEVGLILAAKSCFDVRESKAFLESMALQSNGGGEDLDIEWLSTHPTHQNRADKLDTLMPQALALRKLCKCPPLPKIDPSLAVQKQKEILQEERERRKEQPVVMSGIQISS from the exons ATGGCGAGAAGATTTCTGCAGCAGTGGATGCCTTCTGCGTGTCGTCAGTACACAAGGTCGCACTGTAACATAAGATGGTTAGATTCCTTAAAGGCTCAACGTCATCCTCAGATTCCCCAGACCAACTGTCCAACCAAACAAACCTGGCGGACGATCTGTACTTCAGCACATTGGAACAGATTTTGTTTGAATACCAagaaaccatcaacctctagaCAGTTCTTATTTGACTTTTCAACCGGTCGGTCTAGGACTTTGCTGTATGGGCGCGACAGGCCGGTGAAAGTTTTGAAGAGAGAATTCAAAACTTCTCCGCAACATCAAGCCCTTCCTGCTGTGATCGCTCTTCTAGTTGTCAAACCGATTGCAAAATTAACTGCAATATTCAGCGGGCG tttcttcaGGAATTGGTGGAAAGCACTACCTCACAATAAAAGACAATACTTCTATGAAAGCCTACGTAGGAACAAGTACACGATTGCAGCTGCCTTGGCCGGGTTAACAGGAGTTGGTGCTCTCTACTATTACAGTCACTTACAAATGACACCAATTACTAACAGAAGACGTTTCATAGCACTTACAGACAACCAGTTCAGAAAAATTGCTGAAACAGAGTATGAAAAA ATGAAGTCGCTACATGTTGATAACTGCGTGCACAGCTCACATCCTCTTTACTTGACCATCGGAAGAATTGTGTTGAAGATTACGGAAGCCAATCAAGATATTCCACGGATAGCGGACCGGACGTGGACAATACACATCATTGACAAAGATGAAAAGAATGCATTTGTATTGCCG AATGGTGAAATCTTTGTCTTTACTGGTATTCTGAAAGCTGTCTCGAATGAAGAACAACTTGGCACGGTGCTTGCTCATGAGATAGCACATGTTGTTCTCAACCACGCT GCAGAGCAAGTCAGCTTTACCGAGTTTGTTGATCTGCTTCTTATCGTGGTCTTGGCAGCACTCTGGGCTCTTCTACCGAGTGATGGGATAGCGCTGGTGGCAACGTGGTTCAAACAGAAAGTCGTGGAG cTCGTACTTGAAATGCCCTACAGTCGTAGTCTTGAAGCTGAGGCAGATGAAGTTGGTCTTATCCTTGCAGCAAAG AGCTGTTTTGACGTCCGTGAAAGCAAGGCCTTCTTGGAGTCCATGGCGTTACAGAGTAACGGCGGTGGGGAAGACTTAGACATTGAATGGCTGAGTACACATCCAACACACCAGAACCGAGCAGATAAACTAGACACCCTCATGCCACAA GCACTGGCGTTACGGAAACTTTGTAAATGTCCACCTCTCCCGAAGATTGACCCATCACTCGCTGTTCAGAAACAGAAGGAGATTCTCCAGGAGGAGCGGGAGAGGAGGAAAGAACAGCCAGTGGTCATGTCAGGTATACAAATATCATCATAA
- the LOC117298041 gene encoding zinc finger protein aebp2-like has protein sequence MPRSNSGSDSSLTSLQPSGSGCTTPTSQKKMVTYICRWESCNMQLDTSADLADHVRIEHAQKQVDKGVKKYVCLWDGCKWFNTPSSSRSWLFKHVLPHCGDKPFRCLLAGCLMSFPTESGQLRHVQTHLSEQAVQKTPRSKEDSPGRMMKKKRLKFKRRFSQAKTDDFFDTCTMDRLHHQLVAINSSTQIDTAGHGRNILFHSQVVGKRVDQNDQVRVLLHWTPENILPDSWVNEREVQREAQRAVPMTSLSPETMRLLHPGLGGLHRLRKHRRK, from the exons ATGCCTCGTAGTAACAGCGGTAGTGACTCCTCACTGACCTCACTCCAACCGAGTGGATCCGGTTGCACAACGCCGACGTCGCAGAAAAAGATGGTCACTTATATATGCCGCTGGGAATCGTGCAATATGCAGCTAGATACGAGTGCGGATCTGGCCGACCATGTCCGGATTGAGCATGCCCAGAAACAG GTGGACAAGGGGGTAAAGAAGTACGTCTGTTTGTGGGACGGCTGTAAATGGTTCAACACGCCTTCCAGCTCTCGTTCGTGGCTCTTCAAGCATGTCTTACCCCACTGTGGGGATAAACCCTTCCGTTGCCTCTTGGCTGGATGCTTGATGAGTTTCCCAACAGAAAGTGGGCAACTCCGTCACGTACAAACTCATCTGAGTGAGCAAGCAGTACAGAAGACGCCCAGGAGTAAGGAAGACAGTCCCGGCAGGATGATGAAGAAGAAAAGATTGAAGTTCAAGAGACGATTCTCACAAG CTAAAACGGATGATTTCTTTGACACCTGTACGATGGATAGACTCCACCATCAGCTTGTGGCTATTAATTCATCAACTCAGATTGATACCGCAGGACATGGACGGAATATACTCTTCCACAGTCAG GTTGTTGGTAAAAGAGTTGATCAGAATGATCAAGTCCGAGTTCTACTTCACTGGACTCCAGAAAACAT CCTTCCAGACTCTTGGGTGAATGAGCGTGAAGTCCAGAGGGAGGCACAGAGGGCTGTTCCAATGACCAGCCTTTCTCCTGAAACAATGAGGCTCCTACATCCGGGCTTAGGTGGGCTCCACAGGTTGAGAAAACATCGGAGGAAATAA